From Panthera tigris isolate Pti1 chromosome D3, P.tigris_Pti1_mat1.1, whole genome shotgun sequence, one genomic window encodes:
- the DGCR8 gene encoding microprocessor complex subunit DGCR8 isoform X2: MENRACPLQALPREQSPPPPLQTSSDAEVMDVGSGGDGQAESPAEDPLNFYGASLLSKGSYSKARLLIDPNCSGHSPRTARHAPAVRKFSPDLKLLKDVKISVSFTESCRSKDRKVLYTGVERDARADCGLALSPVSGDVHACPFGGSVGNGVGVGGESADKKDEENELDQEKRVEYAVLDELEDFTDNLELDEEGAGGFTAKAIVQRDRVDEEALNFSYEDDFDNDVDALLEEGLCAPKKRRMEEKYGGDSDHPSDGETSVQPMMTKIKTVLKSRGRPPTEPLPDGWIMTFHNSGVPVYLHRESRVVTWSRPYFLGTGSIRKHDPPLSSIPCLHYKKMKDNEEREQSSELAPSGEVSPVKPLSRSTELEFPLEEPDSMGVDSGPPDEKDPLGAEAAPGALGQVKAKVEVCKDESVDLEEFRSYLEKRFDFEQVTVKKFRTWAERRQFNREMKRKQAESERPILPANQKLITLSVQDAPTKKEFVINPNGKSEVCILHEYMQRVLKVRPVYNFFECENPSEPFGASVTIDGVTYGSGTASSKKLAKNKAARATLEILIPDFVKQTSEEKPKDSEELEYFNHISIEDSRVYELTSKAGLLSPYQILHECLKRNHGMGDTSIKFEVVPGKNQKSEYVMACGKHTVRGWCKNKRVGKQLASQKILQLLHPHVKNWGSLLRMYGRESSKMVKQETSDKSVIELQQYAKKNKPNLHILSKLQEEMKRLAEEREETRKKPKMSIVASAQPGGEPLCTVDV; encoded by the exons ATGGAGAACCGAGCTTGCCCCCTCCAAGCGCTGCCCCGTGAACAGTCTCCACCACCTCCCCTGCAAACGTCCAGTGATGCAGAGGTAATGGACGTTGGCTCTGGTGGTGATGGACAGGCCGAATCCCCTGCTGAGGACCCGCTCAACTTCTACGGAGCTTCTCTTCTCTCCAAAGGATCCTACTCTAAGGCCCGCCTCCTCATAGACCCGAACTGTAGTGGCCACAGCCCGCGCACCGCCCGGCACGCACCTGCGGTCCGGAAGTTCTCCCCTGACCTTAAGTTGCTTAAGGATGTAAAGATTAGCGTGAGCTTTACCGAGAGCTGCAGGAGTAAGGACAGGAAGGTGCTGTACACAGGAGTGGAGCGCGACGCTCGCGCAGATTGCGGTCTGGCCCTTAGCCCTGTCAGTGGAGACGTGCATGCTTGTCCTTTTGGCGGGAGTGTTGGGAACGGGGTAGGCGTAGGGGGTGAGAGTGCTGATAAGAAGGATGAGGAGAATGAGCTGGATCAGGAAAAGAGAGTGGAGTACGCAGTGCTCGATGAGTTAGAAGATTTTACTGACAATTTGGAGCTAGATGAAGAAGGAGCAGGCGGGTTCACGGCTAAAGCAATcgtgcagagagacagagtggatgAAGAGGCCTTGAACTTCTCCTATGAG GATGATTTTGACAACGATGTCGATGCTCTGCTGGAAGAGGGCCTTTGTGCTCCCAAAAAGAGGCGAATGGAAGAGAAATACGGAGGAGACAGTGACCATCCGTCTGATGGAGAGACAAGTGTGCAGCCAATGATGACCAAGATTAAAACCGTGCTAAAAA GTCGTGGCCGTCCTCCTACGGAACCGTTGCCTGATGGATGGATCATGACATTCCACAACTCTGGAGTCCCCGTGTACCTACACAGAGAGTCTCGGGTGGTCACCTGGTCCAGGCCGTATTTCCTGGGAACGGGAAGCATACGG AAACATGATCCTCCTCTGAGTAGCATTCCCTGTCTGCAttataagaaaatgaaggatAATGAGGAAAGAGAGCAAAGCAGTGAGCTTGCCCCCAGTGGGGAAGTGTCCCCTGTCAAGCCGCTGAGCCGATCTACGGAGCTGGAGTTCCCCCTGGAAGAGCCTGACTCCATGGGAGTTGACTCAGGGCCCCCTGATGAGAAGGACCCACTGGGGGCTGAGGctgcccctggggccctggggcaggtgaAGGCAAAGGTCGAGGTGTGCAAGGATGAATCAGTTG ATCTGGAGGAATTTCGGAGCTACTTGGAAAAGCGTTttgactttgagcaagtcactGTGAAGAAATTCAGGACTTGGGCTGAGCGGCGGCAGTTTAACCGAGAAATGAAACGGAAACAGGCGGAGTCTGAGAGGCCCATCTTGCCAGCCAATCAGAAACTCATCACTCTGTCTGTGCAGGATGCACCCACAAAGAAAG AGTTTGTCATTAACCCCAACGGGAAGTCCGAGGTCTGCATCCTGCACGAGTACATGCAGCGAGTTCTCAAGGTCCGCCCtgtttataatttctttgaaTGTG agaacCCAAGTGAGCCTTTTGGTGCCTCGGTGACCATTGATGGTGTGACCTATGGATCCGGAACTGCAAGCAGCAAAAAACTTGCGAAGAATAAAGCTG CCCGAGCTACGCTGGAGATCCTTATCCCTGACTTTGTCAAACAGACCTCTGAGGAAAAGCCCAAAGACAGTGAAGAGCTTGAG TATTTTAACCACATCAGTATCGAGGACTCACGGGTCTACGAGCTGACCAGCAAGGCCGGACTGTTGTCTCCCTATCAGATCCTTCACGAGTGCCTTAAAAG aaaccaTGGAATGGGTGATACATCCATCAAGTTTGAAGTGGTTCCTGGTAAAAACCAGAAGAGTGAATATGTCATGGCGTGCGGCAAACACACAGTGCGCGGCTGGT GTAAGAATAAGAGAGTTGGAAAACAGTTAGCCTCTCAGAAAATCCTTCAGCTGCTGCACCCACATGTCAAGAATTGGGGGTCTTTATTGCGCATGTATGGTCGCGAAAGCAGCAAGATGGTCAAACAG GAGACCTCGGACAAAAGTGTGATTGAGCTGCAGCAATATGCCAAGAAGAACAAGCCAAACCTGCACATCCTGAGCAAACTACAGGAGGAGATGAAGAGGCTGGCTGAGGAGAGG GAGGAGACACGAAAGAAACCCAAGATGTCTATTGTGGCGTCTGCCCAGCCTGGTGGCGAGCCCCTGTGCACTGTGGATGTATGA
- the DGCR8 gene encoding microprocessor complex subunit DGCR8 isoform X1, which translates to METYESPSPLPREPAGEAVMENRACPLQALPREQSPPPPLQTSSDAEVMDVGSGGDGQAESPAEDPLNFYGASLLSKGSYSKARLLIDPNCSGHSPRTARHAPAVRKFSPDLKLLKDVKISVSFTESCRSKDRKVLYTGVERDARADCGLALSPVSGDVHACPFGGSVGNGVGVGGESADKKDEENELDQEKRVEYAVLDELEDFTDNLELDEEGAGGFTAKAIVQRDRVDEEALNFSYEDDFDNDVDALLEEGLCAPKKRRMEEKYGGDSDHPSDGETSVQPMMTKIKTVLKSRGRPPTEPLPDGWIMTFHNSGVPVYLHRESRVVTWSRPYFLGTGSIRKHDPPLSSIPCLHYKKMKDNEEREQSSELAPSGEVSPVKPLSRSTELEFPLEEPDSMGVDSGPPDEKDPLGAEAAPGALGQVKAKVEVCKDESVDLEEFRSYLEKRFDFEQVTVKKFRTWAERRQFNREMKRKQAESERPILPANQKLITLSVQDAPTKKEFVINPNGKSEVCILHEYMQRVLKVRPVYNFFECENPSEPFGASVTIDGVTYGSGTASSKKLAKNKAARATLEILIPDFVKQTSEEKPKDSEELEYFNHISIEDSRVYELTSKAGLLSPYQILHECLKRNHGMGDTSIKFEVVPGKNQKSEYVMACGKHTVRGWCKNKRVGKQLASQKILQLLHPHVKNWGSLLRMYGRESSKMVKQETSDKSVIELQQYAKKNKPNLHILSKLQEEMKRLAEEREETRKKPKMSIVASAQPGGEPLCTVDV; encoded by the exons ATGGAGACATATGAGAGTCCCTCTCCTCTCCCGCGTGAGCCCGCAGGAGAAGCAGTGATGGAGAACCGAGCTTGCCCCCTCCAAGCGCTGCCCCGTGAACAGTCTCCACCACCTCCCCTGCAAACGTCCAGTGATGCAGAGGTAATGGACGTTGGCTCTGGTGGTGATGGACAGGCCGAATCCCCTGCTGAGGACCCGCTCAACTTCTACGGAGCTTCTCTTCTCTCCAAAGGATCCTACTCTAAGGCCCGCCTCCTCATAGACCCGAACTGTAGTGGCCACAGCCCGCGCACCGCCCGGCACGCACCTGCGGTCCGGAAGTTCTCCCCTGACCTTAAGTTGCTTAAGGATGTAAAGATTAGCGTGAGCTTTACCGAGAGCTGCAGGAGTAAGGACAGGAAGGTGCTGTACACAGGAGTGGAGCGCGACGCTCGCGCAGATTGCGGTCTGGCCCTTAGCCCTGTCAGTGGAGACGTGCATGCTTGTCCTTTTGGCGGGAGTGTTGGGAACGGGGTAGGCGTAGGGGGTGAGAGTGCTGATAAGAAGGATGAGGAGAATGAGCTGGATCAGGAAAAGAGAGTGGAGTACGCAGTGCTCGATGAGTTAGAAGATTTTACTGACAATTTGGAGCTAGATGAAGAAGGAGCAGGCGGGTTCACGGCTAAAGCAATcgtgcagagagacagagtggatgAAGAGGCCTTGAACTTCTCCTATGAG GATGATTTTGACAACGATGTCGATGCTCTGCTGGAAGAGGGCCTTTGTGCTCCCAAAAAGAGGCGAATGGAAGAGAAATACGGAGGAGACAGTGACCATCCGTCTGATGGAGAGACAAGTGTGCAGCCAATGATGACCAAGATTAAAACCGTGCTAAAAA GTCGTGGCCGTCCTCCTACGGAACCGTTGCCTGATGGATGGATCATGACATTCCACAACTCTGGAGTCCCCGTGTACCTACACAGAGAGTCTCGGGTGGTCACCTGGTCCAGGCCGTATTTCCTGGGAACGGGAAGCATACGG AAACATGATCCTCCTCTGAGTAGCATTCCCTGTCTGCAttataagaaaatgaaggatAATGAGGAAAGAGAGCAAAGCAGTGAGCTTGCCCCCAGTGGGGAAGTGTCCCCTGTCAAGCCGCTGAGCCGATCTACGGAGCTGGAGTTCCCCCTGGAAGAGCCTGACTCCATGGGAGTTGACTCAGGGCCCCCTGATGAGAAGGACCCACTGGGGGCTGAGGctgcccctggggccctggggcaggtgaAGGCAAAGGTCGAGGTGTGCAAGGATGAATCAGTTG ATCTGGAGGAATTTCGGAGCTACTTGGAAAAGCGTTttgactttgagcaagtcactGTGAAGAAATTCAGGACTTGGGCTGAGCGGCGGCAGTTTAACCGAGAAATGAAACGGAAACAGGCGGAGTCTGAGAGGCCCATCTTGCCAGCCAATCAGAAACTCATCACTCTGTCTGTGCAGGATGCACCCACAAAGAAAG AGTTTGTCATTAACCCCAACGGGAAGTCCGAGGTCTGCATCCTGCACGAGTACATGCAGCGAGTTCTCAAGGTCCGCCCtgtttataatttctttgaaTGTG agaacCCAAGTGAGCCTTTTGGTGCCTCGGTGACCATTGATGGTGTGACCTATGGATCCGGAACTGCAAGCAGCAAAAAACTTGCGAAGAATAAAGCTG CCCGAGCTACGCTGGAGATCCTTATCCCTGACTTTGTCAAACAGACCTCTGAGGAAAAGCCCAAAGACAGTGAAGAGCTTGAG TATTTTAACCACATCAGTATCGAGGACTCACGGGTCTACGAGCTGACCAGCAAGGCCGGACTGTTGTCTCCCTATCAGATCCTTCACGAGTGCCTTAAAAG aaaccaTGGAATGGGTGATACATCCATCAAGTTTGAAGTGGTTCCTGGTAAAAACCAGAAGAGTGAATATGTCATGGCGTGCGGCAAACACACAGTGCGCGGCTGGT GTAAGAATAAGAGAGTTGGAAAACAGTTAGCCTCTCAGAAAATCCTTCAGCTGCTGCACCCACATGTCAAGAATTGGGGGTCTTTATTGCGCATGTATGGTCGCGAAAGCAGCAAGATGGTCAAACAG GAGACCTCGGACAAAAGTGTGATTGAGCTGCAGCAATATGCCAAGAAGAACAAGCCAAACCTGCACATCCTGAGCAAACTACAGGAGGAGATGAAGAGGCTGGCTGAGGAGAGG GAGGAGACACGAAAGAAACCCAAGATGTCTATTGTGGCGTCTGCCCAGCCTGGTGGCGAGCCCCTGTGCACTGTGGATGTATGA